In a single window of the Vitis vinifera cultivar Pinot Noir 40024 chromosome 6, ASM3070453v1 genome:
- the LOC104879638 gene encoding receptor-like protein 46, translated as MLTVTSINSPAKKVRNSSMARPCPLLSFLSFFFFFLPCLSCPEDQKQALLQFKSSILAATTSFSSSNFELQSWNSSSSCCRWSWVDCNDSPNSTSRVVISLNLDGLAIYPSPEPPLPSTILAPIFHIRSLEKLGITFTNIQGEIPAVGFANLSNLVDLDLSWNNFSGSIPPQLFHLPLLQDLSLDGNSLSGKIPEEIGNLSRLQVLSLSGNNFSGSIPPQLFHLPLLQYLYLDDNSLSGKVLAEIGNLSSLRALSLSGNRFSAIRIGGLGEILRIFEEKAQRSRKGASAIEIIQRSNNNLALVQLKEEYMRKFPFWNDPYVLVSLLSASRLRGDVVIGECLAKWLLKLQLVTTSPYVLLSNLYASDRKWADLKNLSSADNNFSDSTLDSISGLESIKSLDFSRNPFSGDMAASSTKLTNLVSLNLSLNEFESKIPKGLELFSKLEILDSHGNKAPN; from the exons ATGCTTACTGTCACCTCCATTAATTCACCGGCAAAGAAAGTAAGAAACTCATCCATGGCGAGGCCATGCCCACTGCTTTCCTTCTTaagctttttcttcttcttcttgcctTGTCTATCTTGTCCTGAAGACCAAAAGCAAGCTCTGCTCCAGTTTAAGTCCTCCATCCTTGCTGCTACTACTTCATTCAGCAGTTCCAATTTTGAGTTGCAGTCATGGAATTCAAGTTCAAGTTGCTGTCGATGGTCGTGGGTTGACTGCAATGATTCTCCAAATTCAACTTCAAGGGTTGTCATTTCTCTCAATCTGGACGGCCTTGCTATTTATCCGTCTCCAGAGCCCCCGCTGCCGTCCACTATCTTGGCACCCATTTTTCACATCAGAAGCTTGGAGAAGCTTGGCATCACATTCACCAACATACAAGGTGAAATCCCGGCAGTTGGATTTGCTAATCTCAGCAATTTGGTTGACCTAGATTTGTCGTGGAATAACTTCAGTGGATCCATTCCTCCTCAGCTCTTTCACTTACCACTTCTTCAGGATCTCTCTTTGGATGGTAATTCTCTTAGTGGAAAAATCCCTGAAGAAATTGGAAACCTCTCAAGGTTGCAGGTGTTATCCCTCTCAG GGAATAACTTCAGTGGATCTATTCCTCCTCAGCTCTTTCACTTACCACTTCTTCAGTATCTCTATTTGGATGATAATTCTCTTAGTGGAAAAGTCCTTGCAGAAATTGGAAACCTCTCAAGTTTGCGGGCGTTATCCCTCTCAGGTAACAGATTTTCAGCTAT ACGCATTGGAGGATTGGGAGAAATTCTGAGGATTTTTGAGGAGAAAGCACAAAGGAGCAGGAAAGGAGCAAGTGCAATCGAGATCATCCAG AGAAGTAACAATAATTTGGCACTGGTGCAACTGAAAGAAGAGTACATGAGGAAATTCCCTTTCTGGAATGATCCATATGTTCTAGTGAGCTTGCTTTCTGCTAGTCGACTGCGTGGAGATGTTGTAATTGGGGAGTGTTTGGCTAAATGGCTTCTAAAACTTCAGCTTGTGACTACTTCTCCTTATGTATTATTATCAAACTTGTATGCTTCAGATAGGAAGTGGGCAGATTTAAAGAACCTGTCATCAGCGGACAACAACTTCTCCGACTCAACTTTAGACTCAATTTCGGGGTTAGAATCAATCAAGTCTTTAGATTTCAGTCGCAACCCCTTTTCTGGTGATATGGCAGCATCATCGACAAAACTGACTAATTTGGTATCCCTTAATTTATCGTTAAATGAGTTCGAAAGTAAAATTCCAAAAGGTCTCGAGCTGTTTTCAAAACTTGAAATTCTTGACTCGCATGGGAATAAGGCTCCTAATTGA
- the LOC104879636 gene encoding receptor-like protein 46: protein MRVHRVLLSVSSKGGLEFLDLSDNDLSTEIPTEIGNLPNISTLALSNNRLTGGIPSSMQKLSKLEKLYLQNNLLTGEIPSWLFHFKGLRDLYLGGNRLTWNDSVKIAPNPRPFRLSLKSCGLVGEFPKWISTQTGLDFLDLSKNKLQGALPQWFLEMRLKGLILSDNEFTGSLPRPFFSSYLCMLALSRNNFSGELPKNIKDDAIFLRILTLSENNFSGPIPQSLIKGPYLQLLDLSRNRFSGPFPVFYPEVQLAYIDFSSNDFSGEVPTTFPKETRFLALGGNKFSGGLPLNLTNLSKLERLELQDNNLTGELPNFLSQISTLQVLNLRNNSFQGLIPESIFNLSNLRILDVSSNNLTGEIPKESRNLVGMIEASNLPSSILGKITLTFTERWSSQEVEVSLEFRDLIVNWKNSKQGISSDNLNIYTLLDLSNNQLSGQIPASLGALKALKLLNISHNKLSGKIPTSFGDLENIESLDMSHNKLSGSIPQTLTKLQQLTILDVSNNQLTGRIPDGGQMGTMVLDPNYYANNSGLCGMQIHVSCPEDEPPPPTKPQEHDQKEPWFLWEGAWIGYQLAAC from the exons atgcgggtccacagag TGCTTCTTTCAGTTTCGTCGAAGGGGGGGTTAGAATTCTTGGACTTGAGTGACAATGATTTATCCACGGAAATACCCACTGAGATTGGGAATTTACCCAACATCTCCACTTTGGCGTTGAGTAACAACCGGTTGACGGGTGGAATCCCCTCGTCCATGCAAAAACTAAGCAAGTTGGAAAAGCTTTACTTGCAGAACAACTTGCTAACCGGAGAAATTCCATCTTGGTTGTTCCATTTCAAGGGCCTCCGGGATTTGTATCTTGGAGGAAACCGTCTAACTTGGAATGACAGTGTGAAGATAGCACCAAATCCCAGGCCATTTCGCTTGTCTCTGAAATCTTGTGGTCTTGTTGGAGAGTTTCCAAAGTGGATTTCTACCCAAACGGGTCTTGATTTCCTGGATTTGAGTAAGAACAAACTCCAAGGAGCACTTCCACAATGGTTTCTTGAAATGAGACTTAAAGGTTTAATTCTATCAGATAATGAATTTACAGGCTCTCTTCCTCGTCCTTTCTTCTCGTCTTATCTATGCATGCTTGCTCTCTCAAGGAACAATTTCTCTGGGGAGTTGCCTAAAAACATCAAAGATGATGCAATCTTCCTAAGGATTCTTACCTTGAGTGAGAACAACTTTTCCGGGCCTATTCCTCAATCCCTCATCAAAGGTCCCTACCTACAATTATTGGATCTATCTAGAAATAGATTTTCTGGCCCATTCCCAGTTTTCTACCCTGAAGTACAACTAGCTTATATTGATTTCTCTTCCAACGATTTCTCGGGAGAGGTTCCAACGACCTTTCCTAAAGAAACAAGATTTCTTGCATTGGGCGGAAACAAGTTTTCAGGGGGCTTACCTTTGAACTTGACCAACTTGAGCAAGCTTGAACGCCTTGAACTTCAGGACAACAATCTTACAGGTGAGTTGCCAAACTTTctctcccaaatctccactctACAAGTTTTGAACCTCCGGAATAACTCCTTTCAAGGTTTAATCCCTGAAAGTATTTTCAACCTCAGTAACCTCAGAATTCTTGATGTCTCAAGTAACAACCTCACCGGAGAAATCCCCAAAGAGTCTCGTAACCTTGTTGGAATGATTGAAGCATCAAATTTGCCATCGTCAATCCTTGGGAAAATCACTTTAACTTTTACTGAAAGATGGTCGAGCCAAGAAGTGGAAGTCTCTCTGGAGTTCAGGGACTTGATAGTGAATTGGAAGAACTCAAAGCAAGGTATCTCCAGCGACAACCTTAACATCTACACCTTGTTAGACTTGTCAAATAACCAACTCTCCGGCCAAATTCCAGCCTCGTTGGGCGCTCTTAAGGCCTTGAAGCTACTCAACATCTCTCACAACAAACTTTCCGGGAAGATACCAACAAGTTTTGGTGATTTAGAGAATATAGAGAGTTTGGACATGTCCCACAACAAGCTCTCTGGTTCAATTCCTCAAACCCTTACAAAGCTGCAACAACTCACCATTCTAGACGTGAGTAACAATCAGCTCACAGGTCGAATCCCAGATGGTGGGCAAATGGGCACAATGGTATTGGATCCAAACTACTATGCCAACAACAGTGGATTGTGTGGTATGCAAATTCATGTGTCATGTCCTGAAGATGAGCCCCCACCACCGACAAAGCCACAGGAGCATGATCAGAAGGAGCCATGGTTTTTATGGGAAGGTGCATGGATTGGGTACCAGTTGGCTGCTTGTTAG
- the LOC100251826 gene encoding large ribosomal subunit protein uL4, translated as MAAAARPLVTVQVLKSDMATDGGNAVPLPDVMKASIRPDIVNFVHSNISKNSRQPYAVSRRAGHQTSAESWGTGRAVSRIPRVPGGGTHRAGQGAFGNMCRGGRMFAPTKIWRRWHRKINVNQKRYAVVSAIAASAVPSLVMARGHRIESVPELPLVIGDSAESVEKTSAAIDILKQVGAYPDAEKAKDSHGIRPGKGKMRNRRYISRKGPLIVYGTEGAKLVKAFRNIPGVEVANVERLNLLKLAPGGHLGRFIIWTKSAIEKVDSIYGSFDKTSEKKKGYLLPRAKMVNADLARIINSDEVQSVVRPIKKEVKRAPMKKNPLKNLNTMLKLNPYAKTARRMALLAEAQRVKAKKEKLDKKRAQIPKEEAAAIKAAGKAWYQTMISDSDYTEFDNFSKWLGVSQ; from the exons ATGGCTGCCGCCGCTCGCCCTCTCGTCACCGTTCAGGTGCTCAAGTCGGATATGGCCACAGACGGCGGCAACGCAGTCCCTCTCCCGGATGTCATGAAGGCCTCCATCCGGCCAGACATCGTCAACTTCGTCCACTCCAACATCTCCAAAAATAGCCGCCAACCCTACGCCGTTAGCCGTCGCGCTGGTCATCAGACCTCCGCCGAGTCCTGGGGTACTGGCCGCGCCGTCTCCCGTATCCCTCGTGTTCCGGGTGGTGGTACTCACCGCGCTGGCCAGGGTGCCTTCGGAAACATGTGCCGTGGCGGTAGGATGTTCGCCCCCACCAAGATCTGGCGCCGCTGGCACCGCAAGATCAACGTCAACCAGAAGCGGTACGCAGTGGTTTCCGCCATCGCCGCCTCAGCCGTCCCCTCACTCGTGATGGCTCGTGGGCACAGGATTGAATCCGTCCCGGAGCTTCCTCTGGTGATCGGAGATTCGGCCGAGAGCGTCGAGAAAACATCGGCGGCGATTGATATTCTGAAGCAAGTTGGCGCTTATCCTGATGCAGAGAAGGCGAAAGACAGCCATGGTATTCGTCCCGGAAAGGGTAAGATGAGGAACCGCCGCTACATTTCAAGGAAGGGTCCGTTGATCGTCTACGGCACGGAGGGTGCGAAGCTTGTAAAGGCTTTCCGGAACATTCCTGGGGTTGAGGTTGCTAACGTCGAGCGGCTCAATCTTCTGAAACTCGCTCCCGGTGGCCATCTTGGAAGGTTCATTATCTGGACCAAATCGGCAATTGAGAAGGTGGATTCAATCTATGGATCCTTTGATAAGACATCGGAGAAGAAGAAGGGATACCTCCTGCCACGCGCAAAGATGGTAAATGCTGATTTGGCTAGGATCATCAACTCGGACGAGGTTCAGTCTGTGGTGAGGCCAATCAAGAAGGAGGTGAAGAGGGCACCAATGAAGAAGAACCCGCTCAAGAACTTGAATACAATGTTGAAGCTGAATCCATATGCCAAGACTGCAAGGAGGATGGCTCTTCTGGCCGAGGCACAACGGGTCAAGGCCAAGAAGGAGAAGCTTGACAAGAAAAGGGCACAAATTCCTAAG GAAGAGGCAGCGGCTATCAAAGCTGCAGGCAAGGCCTGGTACCAGACAATGATCTCAGATAGCGACTACACGGAATTTGACAACTTCTCAAAGTGGCTTGGTGTCTCACAGTAA